The following proteins are co-located in the Oceanispirochaeta sp. M1 genome:
- a CDS encoding SDR family NAD(P)-dependent oxidoreductase: MRIIISGTTNGIGYATLRELFKNGHELITVNRNIDRAEEVKKKFEKDIKTEGSITNFNADFSDLDSVQSVCREIKSYYSSVDVLINNAGLFCDSYRQTAQSLEMTLGVNYFAPVLLTQGLLPLLKESGRARIINVSSRAALFGKIRFKNFYSLKAAHGFPAYSASKLALVLWTRSLADSLVGIDVIAVHPGEVASNIWTGDTFFMKMMAPIVRKKYQTIEEGAETSIHLVETGDVSRFNGFFVEKQDQIVPYNKRCLDDKHRDLLYSETEKLFVKLGFSPML, translated from the coding sequence ATGAGAATTATCATAAGCGGAACAACGAATGGAATTGGTTATGCAACTCTTCGAGAACTGTTTAAGAATGGTCATGAACTCATAACAGTTAACCGTAACATTGACAGGGCTGAGGAAGTTAAGAAAAAGTTTGAAAAGGATATTAAAACAGAAGGGAGCATAACAAATTTCAATGCGGACTTTTCTGATCTTGATTCTGTGCAGTCAGTTTGCCGGGAAATCAAATCATATTACAGTTCTGTTGATGTACTGATTAATAATGCGGGTCTGTTTTGTGATTCCTATCGGCAGACTGCACAGAGTCTTGAAATGACCCTTGGGGTAAATTATTTTGCACCGGTGCTGTTAACCCAGGGGCTTCTGCCTTTATTGAAAGAATCCGGACGCGCAAGAATTATCAATGTATCTTCAAGGGCTGCTCTTTTTGGAAAGATCAGGTTCAAGAATTTTTACAGTTTGAAAGCAGCTCATGGCTTTCCCGCATATTCCGCGTCGAAGCTTGCTTTAGTCTTATGGACCAGGAGTCTTGCCGATTCACTCGTCGGTATTGATGTTATTGCCGTTCACCCCGGTGAAGTCGCTTCAAACATATGGACCGGCGACACTTTTTTTATGAAGATGATGGCCCCTATAGTCAGAAAAAAATATCAAACCATAGAAGAGGGTGCTGAAACGAGCATTCATCTTGTGGAGACTGGTGATGTTTCCAGATTCAACGGTTTCTTCGTTGAAAAACAGGACCAGATAGTGCCCTATAATAAACGCTGCTTAGATGACAAACATAGAGACCTGCTCTATTCTGAAACTGAGAAACTATTCGTAAAACTGGGGTTCTCCCCAATGCTGTAG
- a CDS encoding AraC family transcriptional regulator, with product MCDIVTHNWGVDFNIISPMENLPRILNIHESTINDSRYQWSSEEHGQYKSEETSIFQFTLSGCGAFDDGDNVHRLPSGTAFLTNTMDKHYRYYYPESLTERQVVLWCNFQSSYSMKMVEEINSRFGYIFHLPETTGIIKKLLDLKSLQESYSTMLASENAKLASELLYELIWSKEKENTGNIETVLIEKALQIINTNSNRLYNAGELADKLSISREHLSRVFKRQLGISPYRYIISSKIEMAKMKLRNTSIPAKSISHELGFTSPVQFTNMFKKDSGITPGNYRKIYRGK from the coding sequence ATGTGTGATATCGTTACTCATAACTGGGGTGTTGATTTCAATATTATCAGCCCAATGGAGAATCTTCCCCGAATTCTCAATATTCACGAAAGCACAATAAATGATTCCCGCTATCAATGGAGTTCCGAGGAACATGGCCAATATAAAAGTGAGGAGACTTCTATTTTTCAGTTTACCCTATCAGGATGCGGAGCTTTTGATGATGGTGACAATGTCCACAGGCTGCCTTCAGGTACAGCATTCCTTACTAATACGATGGATAAACATTACAGATACTATTATCCCGAAAGTTTAACTGAACGGCAGGTTGTTCTCTGGTGCAATTTCCAGTCATCATATTCTATGAAAATGGTTGAGGAGATAAACTCCCGTTTTGGATATATTTTTCATTTACCCGAAACGACCGGCATTATTAAAAAGCTTCTCGATTTAAAAAGCTTGCAGGAATCCTACTCGACAATGCTTGCCTCTGAAAATGCAAAATTGGCTAGCGAACTATTATATGAACTGATCTGGAGTAAAGAAAAAGAAAATACAGGAAACATTGAAACTGTTCTAATAGAAAAGGCATTGCAGATTATCAATACCAATTCAAACCGCTTGTACAATGCCGGAGAACTTGCGGACAAACTTTCCATATCAAGAGAGCACTTGAGTCGGGTATTTAAAAGGCAATTGGGCATAAGCCCCTACCGCTACATAATCTCAAGCAAGATTGAAATGGCAAAAATGAAACTGAGAAATACATCCATCCCTGCAAAGTCCATATCTCATGAACTGGGTTTTACTTCTCCAGTTCAATTTACAAATATGTTCAAAAAAGACAGTGGCATTACTCCTGGAAACTACAGGAAGATTTACAGGGGGAAATAG
- the dgoD gene encoding galactonate dehydratase → MIITKLEIFHVKPRWSFLKISTDEGIIGWGEPILEGRARTVEAAVMEQAEFLIGKDPLRIEYLWQSMYRNTFYRGGVILMSAISGIEQALWDIKGKFYNMPVYEMLGGMYRDRIRIYGHCWGATTEKIITRGLERKTNGFTAIKVLVEPFTANRGTKRYIESQIQRFKEIREAVGDDMDIAIDFHGRLTPDMAVQVIRGIEPYYPLFIEEPCLPENTDAMAGISNSVTASIATGERLVGRGAFRPLFEAGTVSVIQPDLSHAGGILEVRKIAAMAETYYCKVAPHNPLGPVSLAANIQLAACTPNFLIAEHFGMKEEWDLGEGYLEIPFEVEDGYIKLTDRPGLGITVNEEMLQERAFSGDWDSPRLYTEDDNTIVDW, encoded by the coding sequence ATGATAATAACAAAATTGGAAATATTTCATGTTAAACCCAGGTGGAGTTTTTTAAAGATCTCTACTGATGAGGGAATCATCGGCTGGGGTGAACCCATTCTTGAGGGTAGAGCCCGGACAGTTGAGGCTGCAGTGATGGAGCAGGCTGAGTTCCTGATAGGAAAGGATCCATTAAGGATTGAGTATCTCTGGCAGTCTATGTATCGGAATACCTTCTATCGGGGAGGGGTCATTCTTATGAGTGCCATAAGTGGTATTGAACAGGCTCTCTGGGATATTAAAGGTAAGTTCTATAATATGCCCGTCTATGAGATGCTTGGAGGAATGTACCGGGATCGAATCAGAATCTATGGTCATTGCTGGGGTGCAACTACAGAGAAGATAATCACCCGAGGCCTTGAAAGAAAAACAAATGGATTTACAGCCATTAAAGTTCTTGTTGAACCCTTCACCGCAAACAGGGGGACAAAAAGATATATAGAATCTCAGATCCAACGCTTTAAAGAAATCAGGGAAGCTGTCGGGGATGATATGGATATTGCCATTGATTTTCATGGCCGCCTGACTCCCGATATGGCTGTACAGGTTATTCGTGGAATCGAGCCCTATTATCCTCTATTTATCGAGGAACCCTGTCTTCCTGAGAATACGGATGCCATGGCCGGAATTTCAAACTCTGTCACAGCCTCCATTGCCACGGGGGAGCGTCTTGTAGGTCGCGGTGCATTCCGTCCACTCTTTGAGGCCGGTACTGTTTCTGTTATTCAGCCTGATCTCTCCCATGCCGGAGGAATTCTCGAGGTAAGAAAAATCGCCGCTATGGCTGAAACCTATTACTGCAAAGTTGCTCCCCACAATCCATTAGGCCCTGTTTCCCTTGCTGCCAATATTCAGCTGGCAGCCTGTACTCCCAACTTCCTGATTGCCGAGCATTTCGGGATGAAGGAAGAGTGGGATCTTGGTGAGGGATATTTAGAAATACCTTTTGAGGTTGAAGACGGTTATATCAAGTTGACCGATCGTCCGGGTCTGGGGATTACTGTGAATGAAGAGATGCTCCAGGAGAGGGCATTTTCAGGAGACTGGGATTCTCCCCGGCTCTATACAGAGGATGATAACACCATTGTTGACTGGTGA
- a CDS encoding SDR family NAD(P)-dependent oxidoreductase has translation MRKKALVTGGGRGIGREIVLELARRGWDIGINYHSSDIGALDTKELAEKSGVDVELFRADIGRKADIDILFDQFLERFGQIDLLVNNAGISTFKPFVGVTEEIWDSITNIDWKGTFFSAQRAARNMIESKSGGVILNMSSNQKDGCWPTASVYGPTKAAIAKFTKHIAMELAPYKIRSIAIAPGYTDVGWPAEDPVHEATDKIPLKRFATPEEIARVVGHLISDDFAYMTGSCLDIDGGALLPIYTENDLDTDWSSTKIQ, from the coding sequence ATGAGAAAGAAAGCACTTGTTACCGGAGGAGGGCGGGGGATCGGCCGGGAAATCGTCCTGGAGCTTGCCCGCAGAGGATGGGATATCGGTATAAATTATCACAGCAGTGATATAGGGGCTCTTGATACAAAGGAGCTTGCTGAAAAATCCGGTGTTGATGTTGAACTCTTCAGGGCTGATATAGGGAGAAAGGCTGATATAGATATTCTGTTTGATCAATTTCTTGAACGTTTCGGGCAAATTGATCTCCTTGTAAATAATGCCGGAATAAGTACATTCAAACCCTTTGTTGGTGTGACAGAAGAAATATGGGATTCGATCACAAATATTGACTGGAAAGGAACTTTTTTCTCTGCCCAGAGAGCTGCCAGGAATATGATTGAAAGTAAATCGGGTGGAGTCATCCTTAATATGTCTTCAAATCAGAAAGACGGGTGCTGGCCGACGGCAAGTGTCTATGGTCCCACTAAAGCTGCTATTGCAAAATTTACAAAGCATATCGCCATGGAATTGGCTCCCTATAAGATCCGGTCCATTGCCATAGCCCCTGGATATACTGATGTCGGTTGGCCTGCGGAAGACCCTGTTCATGAGGCCACAGATAAAATTCCATTAAAGAGATTTGCGACCCCGGAAGAGATCGCCCGGGTTGTCGGTCATCTTATCTCAGATGATTTCGCCTATATGACAGGTTCCTGTCTCGATATAGACGGGGGGGCCCTTCTTCCCATTTATACAGAAAATGATCTGGATACAGATTGGTCCTCCACAAAAATTCAGTAA
- a CDS encoding AraC family transcriptional regulator, translated as MKRRDGFSNQIMIVVPPENFQKSDEIIKQLYVSDIGHFPRAEENLVSRKEGCDSEVMIICTGGNGWFEFNNQHFDMKKDEAIIMPAGIPHIYGTSEGGWWQIFWIHFGGLQSKEIRSSLRGIHSDAPFPLPFGQESRNIFSLICSSLQDGISPIKYDLACSRLWHLMGALRSDRKMGSALSQGAIIECLSIMESRINSCLTLEELSNKVSMTPQYLCRLFKQKTGHSPIEHFNRMKIQRACNLLDMTSEKIGEVSTQIGISDPYYFTRIFKRIMGVPPREYRNRQK; from the coding sequence ATGAAAAGAAGAGACGGTTTTTCAAACCAGATCATGATTGTTGTGCCTCCTGAGAACTTTCAGAAGTCCGATGAAATAATAAAACAGCTTTATGTTAGTGATATTGGTCACTTTCCCAGGGCCGAAGAGAACCTTGTCTCCCGAAAAGAGGGATGTGATTCCGAGGTCATGATAATATGTACAGGAGGAAACGGCTGGTTTGAGTTCAATAACCAGCACTTCGATATGAAAAAAGATGAAGCAATCATCATGCCCGCAGGAATCCCTCATATATATGGAACAAGCGAGGGTGGATGGTGGCAGATCTTCTGGATTCATTTTGGAGGATTACAATCGAAGGAAATAAGAAGCAGTTTAAGAGGAATACATTCTGATGCTCCCTTCCCCCTACCCTTCGGTCAGGAGAGCCGAAATATTTTTTCACTCATATGCAGCTCCCTCCAGGACGGAATCAGCCCTATAAAATATGATCTGGCCTGCAGCAGGCTATGGCATTTGATGGGAGCTCTACGTAGTGATAGAAAGATGGGTTCTGCGCTTTCCCAGGGTGCAATCATTGAGTGCCTATCCATAATGGAAAGCAGGATCAACAGCTGTCTCACTCTTGAAGAATTAAGCAATAAGGTATCTATGACCCCTCAATACTTATGCAGACTTTTCAAGCAGAAAACTGGACACAGCCCTATTGAACACTTCAATCGGATGAAAATCCAGAGAGCCTGTAATTTGCTGGATATGACTTCAGAGAAAATTGGCGAGGTCAGCACACAGATAGGAATTAGTGACCCTTATTACTTTACCCGGATCTTTAAAAGAATTATGGGTGTTCCTCCCCGGGAATACAGAAATCGTCAGAAATAA